A stretch of Mastomys coucha isolate ucsf_1 unplaced genomic scaffold, UCSF_Mcou_1 pScaffold3, whole genome shotgun sequence DNA encodes these proteins:
- the Jmjd1c gene encoding probable JmjC domain-containing histone demethylation protein 2C isoform X4, with the protein MQGPYSLNGYRVRVYRQDSATQWFTGIITHHDLFTRTMIVMNDQVLEPQNVDPSMVQMTFLDDVVHSLLKGENIGITSRRRSRASQSISTAHGHYTRAQANSPRPAMNSQAAVPKQNTHQQQQQGSTRPNKRKGSDSSVPDEEKMKEENPKGKNKHVVTKRRKPEEGEKRPSMKRPRTDSASDASGSSDSESASKRGTENPSEQMPECELKNKVMSKINGEEGQSQAAEKAGEEILIDTRPHWDQMQEDKNHEEGEKPKSMDSHLQDKMTLRSSEQATVADHSSNDSVLQECNVENQRTVELLPKDRLVSRTPTPKCVTDIKNDTHSERAAQENSNTFGLQTPENMDPSVSDSRHSNAKYLETAKQDCDQSWVSDVVKVDLTQSSVTSAPSGNNNRDMEKERNHYVSYMSSLSTVSVTEDQLHKRSPPPETIKSKLTTSVDTQKAKSSSSPEVVKPKITHSPDSVKSKAAYGNSQAVGELRLASKIEHELSRGSFHPVPTRGSALETTKSPLIIDKNEHFTVYRDPALIGSETGANHISPFLSQHPFSLHSSSHRTCLNPGTHHPALTPGPHLLAGSSSQTPLPTINTHPLTSSPHHSVHHPHLLSTVLPGVPTASLLGGHPRLESAHASSLSHLALAHQQQQQLLQHQSPHLLGQAHPSASYNQLGLYPIIWQYPNGTHAYSGLGLPPSKWVHPENAVNAETSLRRNSPSPWLHQPTPVTSADGIGLLSHIPVRPSSAEPHRPHKMSVHSSPPLTKTLADHHKEELERKALMEPLRSNASTSVKGDLDLNRSQAGKDCHLHRHFVGPRPPQETGERLNKYKEEHRRILQESIDVAPFTTKIKGHEVERENYSRVGPSSSSPKSHAIKQDKDVDRSVSEIYKMKHSVPQSLPQSNYFTTLSNSVVNEPPRSYPSKEVSNIYTEKQNNNLSATASSQTLSFISSLSKPPPLIKHQPESESLVGKMPDHLPHQSASHSVTTFRSDCRSPTHLTVSSTNALRSMPALHRAPVFHPPIHHSVGRKESGYSSLSPPTLTPVMPVNAGGKVQESQKPPTLIPEPKDSQANFKNSSDQSLTEMWRSNNNLNKEKAEWTVEKSSGKSQAAVASVIVRPPSSTKVDSVSSVTLASKDRVCERSSSGANKTDYLKPEAGETGRIVLPNVNLESVHVKSEKTFEAVSQGSIPVSVMSAVNVVSTTKTDVLTSSATTTSVSSLGGSEAIYSLSNTISASTPLECVSSKSISQSVAQAKDCKVSPTVPVTLACSKTGSGVQPGSGFSGTTDFIHLKKHKAALAAAQYKNSNVSEAELNTVRNQTVAASLPLDSTMTCTASNKAASVGSGPASQPSQPNYHTKLKKAWLTRHSEEDKNTNKMGNSGNSVSEIIKPCSVNLIASTSNDIQNSVDGRVTVDRYGRDEKVSRRKAKRTYESGSESGDSDESESKAEQRTKRQPKPTYKKKQNDLQRRKGEAEEDPKPNGVLSRSAKDKSKLKLQNSSSAGIPRSVLKDWRKVKKLKQTGESFLQDDSCCEIGPNLQKCRECRLIRSKKGEESTHSPVFCRFYYFRRLSFSKNGVVRIDGFSSPDQYDDEAMSLWTHENYEDDEVDVETSKYILDIIGDKFCQLVTSEKTALSWVKKDAKIAWKRAVRGVREMCDACEATLFNVHWVCRKCGFVACLDCYKAKERKSSRDKELYAWMKCVKGQPHDHKHLMPTQILPGSVLTDLLDAMHILREKYGIKSHCHCMNRQNLQGGNVPTVNGVSQVLQHVLHHSNKTSVCVPESQQQNTPQKSQTNGNSSPGSASTDSRSTPPESQSPLHWLADLAEQKSREEKQENKEFTLEREIKEDGDQDAPDSPNGSTSPPASQNSEQGSTLRDLLTTTAGKLRVGSTDAGIAFAPVYSMGASSGKGGRTMPNILDDIIASVVENKIPPNKTSKINVKSEPNEEQPKESRQSATNESNKSHRDIPHSWICDQHVLWLKDYKNSNNWKLFKECWKQGQPAVVSGVHKKMNISLWKAESISLDFGDHQADLLNCKDSIVSNANVKEFWDGFEEVSKRQKNKGGETVVLKLKDCPSGEDFKTMMPARYEDFLRSLPLPEYCNPEGKFNLASHLPGFFVRPDLGPRLCSAYGVAAAKDHDIGTTNLHIEASDVVNVLVYVGIAKGNGVLSKAGILKKFEEEELDDVLRKRLKDSSEIPGALWHIYAGKDVDKIREFLQKISKEQGLEVLPEHDPIRDQSWYVNRKLRQRLLEEHGVRACTLIQFLGDAIVLPAGTLHQVQNFHSCIQVTEDFVSPEHLVQSFHLTQELRLLKEEINYDDKLQVKNILYHAVKEMVRALKMHEDEVEDMEDT; encoded by the exons ATGCAag gtccTTATTCATTAAATGGATACAGAGTGAGAGTCTATAGACAAGATTCTGCCACCCAGTGGTTTACTGGCATAATTACGCATCATGATCTCTTCACCCGCACCATGATCGTAATGAATGATCAG GTACTAGAACCACAGAATGTCGATCCTTCTATGGTTCAAATGACCTTTCTAGATGATGTCGTTCACTCTTTGTTAAAAGGTGAAAATATTGGCATTACATCACGACGCAGGTCTCGTGCCAGTCAGAGTATCAGCACTGCTCAC gGTCATTATACACGTGCTCAAGCAAATAGTCCCAGACCAGCAATGAACTCTCAAGCTGCAGTACCAAAACAGAACACACACCAGCAACAGCAACAAGGAAGTACCCGTCCAAATAAGAGGAAGGGCTCAGACAGCAGTGTACCTGATgaagagaagatgaaggaag AAAATCCTAAGGGTAAGAACAAGCACGTGGTGACTAAACGACGAAAACCCGAGGAGGGTGAGAAGAGGCCGAGCATGAAAAGGCCCCGGACGGACAGTGCTTCGGACGCTTCCGGGAGCAGTGACTCAGAAAGCGCCAGCAAGAGAGGAACTGAGAATCCCTCTGAACAAATGCCAGAGTGTGAACTGAAAAATAAAGTCATGTCAAAGATAAATGGAGAGGAGGGACAATCCCAGGCTGctgagaaggcaggagaagagaTCCTAATAGACACTCGGCCTCACTGGGACCAGATGCAGGAAGATAAAAACCATGAAGAAGGGGAGAAGCCCAAGTCCATGGACAGCCACCTTCAAGACAAAATGACTCTCCGTTCATCTGAGCAAGCCACAGTTGCTGACCACAGTTCTAACGATTCAGTCCTTCAAGAATGCAATGTGGAAAACCAACGCACAGTGGAATTATTACCAAAGGACAGGTTAGTGTCCAGAACACCGACACCTAAATGTGTTACGGATATCAAAAATGATACTCATTCGGAGAGGGCGGCTCAGGAGAATTCAAATACTTTTGGCCTCCAGACACCTGAGAACATGGATCCAAGTGTTAGTGATTCCAGACATTCAAATGCTAAGTACCTAGAAACAGCAAAGCAAGACTGTGACCAGAGCTGGGTCAGTGATGTAGTGAAAGTGGATTTAACTCAATCAAGTGTTACAAGTGCTCCTTCAGGAAACAATAACCGAGAtatggaaaaagagagaaatcactATGTCTCATACATGTCTTCATTAAGTACAGTTTCTGTCACAGAGGATCAGCTGCATAAACGAAGTCCACCCCCAGAAACTATAAAATCTAAACTAACTACTTCAGTAGATACTCAGAAGGCAAAATCCAGTTCTTCTCCCGAAGTTGTTAAACCCAAGATCACTCATTCTCCTGATTCTGTGAAGTCTAAAGCTGCTTACGGGAACAGTCAAGCTGTTGGTGAGCTAAGGCTGGCGAGTAAGATAGAGCATGAGTTATCCAGAGGTAGTTTCCATCCAGTTCCTACTCGAGGCAGTGCTTTGGAAACTACAAAGAGCCCTCTAATCATTGATAAAAATGAGCACTTCACAGTCTATAGGGATCCTGCTCTTATTGGATCAGAAACAGGAGCTAATCACATTTCACCTTTTTTGAGCCagcatcctttctctcttcattcctCATCTCATAGAACCTGTTTAAACCCAGGTACCCATCACCCTGCCTTAACGCCAGGACCCCACTTACTAGCTGGGTCATCTAGTCAAACTCCATTACCTACCATTAACACTCACCCTCTCACTAGTAGTCCACACCATTCTGTCCATCACCCTCATTTGCTTTCCACTGTGTTACCTGGAGTGCCTACTGCCTCTTTACTCGGTGGCCACCCTCGCCTAGAGAGTGCTCATGCAAGCAGCTTGAGCCATTTAGCACTAgcacaccagcagcagcaacagttgTTACAACACCAGTCACCTCATCTTCTCGGACAAGCCCATCCTTCCGCTTCATATAATCAGCTTGGACTTTATCCAATTATTTGGCAATATCCAAATGGAACACATGCATACTCGGGACTTGGTCTCCCTCCTTCTAAGTGGGTTCACCCAGAAAATGCAGTCAATGCTGAAACTTCATTAAGGAGG aactCTCCCAGTCCTTGGTTACATCAACCCACTCCTGTGACCTCAGCGGATGGTATTGGATTACTTAGTCACATTCCTGTCAGACCTTCCAGTGCAGAACCTCACCGACCTCACAAGATGTCAGTGCATTCCAGTCCCCCACTGACAAAGACATTAGCAGATCACCACAAAGA AGAATTGGAGAGGAAAGCCCTTATGGAACCGTTACGGTCTAATGCGTCCACATCAGTAAAAGGGGACCTGGATCTTAATAGGTCGCAGGCAGGAAAAGATTGCCACTTGCATAGGCATTTTGTGGGTCCAAGGCCACCCCAGGAGACCGGAGAGAGACTGAACAAATACAAGGAGGAACACCGTCGGATTCTTCAAGAGAGTATTGATGTGGCTCCATTTACAACCAAAATCAAGGGGCATGAGGTTGAAAGAGAGAATTACTCCAGAGTAGGACCGTCGTCTTCTAGTCCTAAAAGCCATGCTATCAAACAAGATAAAGATGTAGACCGCTCAGTGTCAGAGATTTATAAGATGAAGCACTCAGTGCCTCAGAGTTTGCCCCAAAGTAACTACTTCACTACTTTATCTAATAGTGTAGTCAATGAGCCACCAAGATCCTACCCGTCCAAAGAAGTTTCCAATATTTACactgagaaacaaaataataacctTTCTGCAACAGCCAGTTCtcaaactctttcttttatatcATCTCTTTCAAAGCCTCCACCTTTGATTAAACACCAACCAGAAAGTGAAAGTTTAGTTGGCAAGATGCCAGACCATCTTCCCCATCAGAGTGCATCTCACTCAGTAACAACATTCAGAAGTGATTGTAGGAGCCCTACGCATCTGACTGTTTCTTCTACAAATGCCCTCCGCAGCATGCCTGCTCTGCACAGAGCACCAGTATTCCATCCGCCCATCCACCACAGcgtgggaagaaaggaaagcgGCTACAGTAGCCTTTCGCCTCCAACTCTGACCCCAGTGATGCCAGTAAATGCTGGGGGCAAAGTTCAAGAATCTCAGAAGCCTCCAACTCTAATTCCTGAGCCGAAAGACTCTcaggcaaattttaaaaattcttctgatCAGAGTCTAACGGAAATGTGGAGATCTAATAACAACCTCAACAAGGAGAAAGCTGAGTGGACCGTGGAAAAGAGTAGTGGAAAGTCCCAGGCTGCTGTGGCATCTGTCATTGTTCGTCCACCTTCTAGTACAAAAGTTGATAGTGTATCATCTGTAACATTAGCTTCCAAAGATCGAGTTTGTGAAAGATCTTCATCTGGGGCAAATAAAACAGATTACCTCAAACCAGAAGCCGGAGAGACTGGAAGAATTGTTCTACCAAATGTGAATTTAGAAAGTGTTCATGTGAAATCTGAAAAAACCTTTGAAGCTGTCTCCCAGGGCAGTATTCCTGTTTCGGTCATGTCCGCTGTAAATGTAGTCTCTACTACCAAAACAGATGTGCTCACATCTTCTGCCACTACCACCAGTGTCTCCAGCTTGGGTGGTTCAGAAGCAATCTATTCTTTATCAAATACCATTTCGGCCTCTACACCCTTAGAATGTGTTTCTTCAAAGAGTATTAGTCAGTCAGTGGCGCAAGcaaaggattgcaaagtcagcCCCACAGTTCCAGTCACTCTGGCCTGTAGTAAGACAGGAAGTGGTGTGCAGCCTGGCTCTGGTTTTTCGGGCACAactgattttattcatttaaaaaagcaCAAGGCGGCATTGGCTGCAGCTCAGTATAAAAATAGTAATGTCAGTGAGGCTGAACTTAATACTGTGAGAAATCAGACAGTGGCCGCCTCTCTCCCCCTGGATAGCACCATGACCTGCACTGCAAGTAACAAAGCGGCCTCTGTAGGAAGTGGGCCAGCATCCCAGCCCAGTCAGCCCAACTACCACACCAAGCTGAAGAAAGCCTGGCTCACCAGACACTCGGAAGAAGACAAAAATACTAACAAAATGGGGAATTCAGGGAACTCCGTATCAGAAATTATTAAGCCATGTTCTGTCAACTTAATAGCCTCTACATCTAATGATATACAAAATAGTGTAGATGGCAGAGTCACTGTAGATAGGTATGGAAGAGATGAAAAAGTCAGCAGGAGAAAAGCCAAAAGAACTTACGAATCTGGCTCTGAAAGTGGAGACTCGGATGAGAGCGAAAGCAAGGCGGAGCAGAGGACTAAGCGGCAGCCGAAGCCAACGTACAAAAAGAAGCAGAACGACCTGCAGAGGAGGAAAGGCGAGGCCGAGGAGGACCCGAAGCCCAATGGGGTTCTCAGCAGGAGTGCCAAAGACAAAAGTAAATTGAAGTTGCAGAACAGCAGTAGTG CTGGCATTCCTCGTTCCGTGTTGAAAGACTGGCGAAAAGTCAAGAAGCTGAAGCAAACTGGAGAATCGTTTTTGCAGGATGACTCTTGCTGTGAGATAGGGCCCAACTTACAAAAGTGCCGAGAGTGTAGACTTATCCGTAGTAAGAAGGGGGAAGAATCGACTCACTCACCGGTCTTTTGTAGATTTTACTACTTTAGGAG GTTGTCCTTTAGTAAAAATGGAGTAGTCAGGATAGATGGTTTTTCTTCTCCTGATCAATACGATGATGAAGCCATGAGTTTATGGACCCATGAAAATTATGAAGATGATGAAGTAGATGTTGAAACCTCTaagtatatattggatataataGGTGATAAGTTCTGTCAGTTAGTAACATCTGAAAAAACAGCTTTGTCCTGGGTGAAAAAGGATG CCAAAATTGCCTGGAAAAGGGCAGTTCGAGGTGTCCGCGAGATGTGTGACGCGTGCGAGGCCACACTGTTCAATGTCCACTGGGTCTGCCGCAAGTGTGGATTTGTGGCTTGCTTGGACTGTTACAAGGCCAAGGAAAGGAAGAGTTCTAGAG ATAAAGAACTGTATGCGTGGATGAAATGTGTGAAAGGCCAGCCTCACGACCATAAGCATCTGATGCCGACACAGATCCTCCCCGGCTCTG TGTTGACAGACCTTCTTGATGCCATGCACATTCTTAGGGAAAAATATGGTATTAAATCCCATTGTCATTGTATGAACAGACAGAATTTACAAGGTGGAAATGTTCCTACAGTGAATGGTGTGTCTCAG GTTCTACAGCATGTCCttcatcacagtaataaaacctcTGTGTGCGTGCCTGAGTCCCAGCAGCAGAACACCCCTCAGAAGTCTCAGACTAACGGCAACAGCAGCCCTGGCAGTGCGAGCACAGACAGCAGGTCAACTCCTCCAGAGTCCCAGTCACCGCTGCACTGGCTAGCTGATCTGGCTGAGCAAAAATCCAGAGAGGAAAAACAAG aaaacaaagaatttactCTTGAAAGGGAAATTAAAGAAGATGGAGACCAAGATGCCCCTGATTCTCCAAATGGCAGCACATCACCTCCAGCATCCCAGAACAGTGAACAGGGTTCAACCCTACGTGATTTGCTGACCACAACAGCTGGCAAGCTTCGAGTAGGCTCTACAGATGCAGGCATTGCCTTTGCGCCGGTGTATTCAATGGGAGCCTCA AGTGGCAAAGGTGGCCGGACTATGCCTAACATTCTTGATGACATCATTGCTTCAGTTGTTGAAAACAAAATTCCACCAAATAAAACCTCCAAGATCAATGTAAAATCTGAGCCTAATGAAGAACAACCTAAAGAAAGCAGACAGTCTGCCACGAATGAAAGCAATAAGTCTCATCGTGACATACCACATTCCTGGATCTGTGACCAGCATGTTTTATGGCTTAAAGATTACAAGAATAGTAATAACTGGAAGCTTTTCAAAGAGTGCTGGAAACAAGGACAG CCTGCAGTGGTTTCCGGTGTgcataagaaaatgaacattaGCTTGTGGAAGGCAGAATCAATTAGTCTGGATTTTGGAGACCACCAAGCTGATCTCCTCAACTGCAAAGACAGCATTGTTTCCAATGCCAACGTTAAGGAGTTCTGGGATGGTTTTGAAGAAGTGTCAA AGCGTCAGAAAAACAAAGGTGGAGAAACAGTAGTATTAAAGTTGAAAGACTGCCCATCGGGAGAAGACTTCAAGACCATGATGCCAGCAAG ATATGAAGACTTTTTAAGAAGTCTGCCATTGCCAGAATATTGCAACCCAGAAGGGAAGTTCAATTTGGCCTCCCATTTGCCAGGGTTCTTTGTACGGCCTGATCTAGGACCCAGGCTGTGCAGTGCCTATG GTGTTGCTGCTGCTAAGGATCATGATATAGGAACCACAAATCTTCACATTGAAGCTTCTGATGTTGTCAATGTCCTAGTCTATGTTGGCATAGCGAAAGGAAATGGCGTCCTCTCAAAAGCAG GAATACTTAAGAAATTTGAAGAAGAAGAACTGGATgatgttttaagaaaaagattaaaggaTTCGAGTGAAATCCCTGGTGCTCTATGGCATATTTATGCTGGAAAAGATGTTGACAAGATAAGGGAATTTCTTCAAAAG